The Methanoculleus taiwanensis nucleotide sequence AATGTACCGAGAGATGGGCTGCGGCCATTGCGGTGTAGCCGAGGAGGAACTGGGCGAAGGAGAAATCAGCCCCCATGAGCAGTGCAAAGAGTGCTCCTCCGAGGAACGGGATAAATCCCGAGAGAAGGAAGGGATATCGCCCGAGCCGGATGAATTGCACGAAGGTCTGAAGCGTCCTCCTGTCGACTTCCTGCCTGTACACGGCAGCAGGTCAGGATGAACCTGAATATATACTTTTTCCGGACGCAGGATCTGGCCGTTCTGGAGAACGGATGACCGTCTTTCCGGCCGGAAAACCGGTTCGGTTCCGAACGGTTGTCTGCACCGGCAGGAGCATGGCTGATTTTTATATGCCGATCCGGATTATCCTGAAAAGTTGTTAATCTATCACCGACAGATGTACTACCCATACCAAGGGACAGATTATGGAGAAAGTCAAGATACCGGATAGTCCGGCACCTCTCGTCCAGCAGCGGAACCAGAGCGTAATAGAGAGCATCTTCGAGCGAATTCTCTGGAATTCACGGTTTATCGTTCTGCTCGGCGTGATCTTCGGAGCGCTCAGTGCAATTGTTCTCTTCATTGCCGGTTCTCTGGAAGTTTTCAACATACTCACGGAGTATATCGTAACGGATAGCCACCTGACCCACGAGGATATCCTGATCGCAATCATCGGGGCGGTTGACTTCTACCTGATCGGTCTCGTGCTGCTCATCTTCAGTTTCGGCATTTACGAGCTCTTCATCTCGGAGATAGATATCGCACGGAAGGATGATTCGTTCGGGAGCATCCTTGAAGTCTCCAGTCTCGACGACCTGAAGAACAAGATCATCAAGGTGATCATCATGGTGCTGATCGTCAGTTTCTTCCAGCGTATTCTCACCATGCAGTTCACCACGTCGATGGATATGCTGGCCATGGCGATCTCGATCGGCGTCATCTGTATCGGCGTCTATTTCCTGGGGCGCCACCATGTCTAACCTTTTTTAAAGGTCTTTTTCAACTTCAAAGCCGCCCCTTTGCTCGTGCCTGGCGGCACCGCGTAGGGCGGGGAGGCAATAACTTTACGATGGATGCAGTCCTGTCGGGAGACGGAGGGATCTTTTGTGAATGAGGATTTTCCTGCACCGGAAGAGGGTATGCTGCTCACGGTGCTGCTCATCGTCGAGGATATCGATCGTTCGCGCACGTTTTACCGGGATGTGCTGGGGGCGACGGTGGTGCGTGAGCGTGACCCGTGCGTCATGCGTTTTCTGAACAGCTGGCTCATCATCAATGTGGGAGGAGGGCCGACCGAGGATAAGCCGGAGGTGACGATGGCACCGCCACGAGACCCGAACCTTACCGCCAGTGCGTTGAATATCAGGGTGGCTGATATTCACGCAGTCTACGGTGAGTGGCGGAGGCGGGGCGCCGACTTCTTAACGCCGCCTATCGACCGTGGTGTCGAGATTCGGTGCTACATCCGCGACCCGGACGGGCACCTGATTGAGGTCGGGCAGACGACGGGGCTCCTTGAGTCATAGTCCTGTTTTCTCCGCCGGGCACTCCTCCGTATGCGCCGGCTCGGGAAGTGCCCAAACACTTATGCGTCATAACCTGCACCAGACGCCCCGCTCCTGCAGGGCGAGGGGGGAGATGATGAAAGCCATTCTGTTTGTCTTTGCCACTGCCCTGCTGCTGGCATCTCTGGCCGGCCTTTCGTGTGCCCGGCTGATGAACCAGACCCGGAATCAGACTATGGGAGGGCAGGGAGGCTCCTGACTTCCTCTACCCCTCCCCGTCTGCTCTCGCCGCTGCCGTCTTATTCTGCTTCCAGCCGGTAGAGTGAACCTTCCCGGACGATCTGCCGCTCTGCCGTCGCAAGCGTCCTTCCCGTCTCATTCTCCTCGATGGTAACGGCGACCCGGACCGCTGCAGGTTCTTCGCCCGGCTGCCCGGGATGGTACGTCCAGTAGACGGTCGCGTCTTCGGTTACCGCATCGGCGCCGAGGGGCGTTACCCGGTAATCCGGGGGTGTCCAGATGACGAATTCACCGTAGTCGGCCGTCCAGTGATAGGTAGCGGAATCTTCTGCGGAGCCTGTGTAGTACACCGCAAGTTCAATCCCGACGGTATGCGACATCGCGGGGGAGTATGCGGTCGTGTTTGAGGAGATGGCCACGGTCTCCTCCTGTGGGGCGGTTATGCATCCGCAGATGATTGCGGAAGCCGCGAGGATGAGCAGGATGCCCGGAGACACGTGATGACGGCAGATGTGCATGGTATCTCTACCTCCGGTGAGCACTGCGGGTGGATAATCGTAGCGATCTGTTGCTTCTGCCGAGTGATTCTATGGCTTTCTTAGCCTCTTTCCCCGGGAGGCGATATGTCGTCGTAGATCCTCGCGGCAGCGAGTCGCCCGTTCCCTGAAAGCTCGTACACCGCCATGCCCGCTTGCGGGGGGAGTGCCTCAGTTCCCCATCGGTCGCAGGTATACTCGACAGCGCACCGGGTGCCGTCGAAGGTCGCCGTGCAGTGGGTGAGCGAGATCCCTCCGTCTGCGAGGATCTCGCTGTAAAATGCTCTGAGGCCCTCGACTCCCTCGTGCCTGAACCCCGCCCCGCTCGGTTCGCGTGCGTATCCGTCCTCTTCGAAGAGGGTGAGCACTGCCTCCGTATCGCCCCTTTTGAGTGCGGCCGTATACGCCCTGACTATTGCAGGCTCCACAAGATCCGCGGCAGGAACGATGATCGGCGGCCGGATGCGGTGCCGTCCCCTGAGTGGCCAGCTGCTGTAGTAGACCCGGATCATCGAGACGGCATCGGCCGTGCGATCTGCAGCGACGGCGATAGGAATCACGACAGGGGTGCCGCCCCGGTGAAGGGTGAGCAGGAACTCCGCGACGATCCGCTCACCGGTTGCGGTGATCGCGAAGAGCTCCGCTCGTGCTTTTTCTTCGCTGAGAAGGCGGCGCTGCTCGTCGATGAATCCGGCAAACGCTCTTCTTCCTCTGATCTCGCCATGCAGGGGGGTATTGATCCGTGGCTCTCCTGCAAAGAGGCTCTCGAACGATCCGGGTCTGCCGTTGACGAGCCGCATGAAGCAGTGCGTGATCGCCGTTGCCACTCTCTCCATGGATCTCCTGTCCGGGTTCGCGGAGGTTACAAAGGTATCCCCTGCCGGGTTATGTCCGCTTCCGTGCCCTGGATCTCTTCAGTCAGGTTGATTCCTTGAAAAGATCCGCCGTACACCCTTCGATGCGAGAAATATGACTCCCATCGCCCAGACCGCGAAGAAATCCCCGGCTACAAACCAGAGCGTCCGTTCGGGGTATACCGTATCCCGCACATTCTTCACCGAGAAGTAGGCGAGCGCCATCCAGACCGCCGCAACAAGCGACTGGCCGACGACCGAGAGCCAGAGCTCAAGGGTGGCGAATATCAGGCACATGAGGGTGGAGAGAATGGCGGTGAAGAGTGCGGAGAAGAAGTTTAGCACGATACCGCGGGAGACGACGTCGCGGAGCTGCGGAAGGAGCATGACCGAGAAGAGGATTGTGATCACCGTTATTCCGATATCCTGCCAGCTCATCTGCCATCACCCGTCGCTGCACGGCCACGTATGTATGTATACATCTACCTGCGGCCTTATCAGACCAGCATGTTGGTGACGGTGGGATGACCGGGAGATTCCTCTGCGAACCTTTAACTGAAGGATCTGCCGTCCCGGCGAGGTGGGACGCCGCGCGTCTTCATGCCCGGGAGGATACGGTAGGGTGGTGCAGTGCCGTGGATCTGCAGTCCGGTACGATCCGGTGGCAGGTCGTTTTCTGATGGACTGTGGTGCGCCTCGCCGTGTGGCTGTGCATTTTTTTGGGAATATCAGTGCACAGTTGGTGCGGCAATTATGAAATTGATAAATAGGGGGCACCACAAATGTGATCCTGTTGGTGCAGCTGAGTCTCAATCCGCCGTGCCAGAAGAGGAAACATATGAATCAGATAGACGATACGAGTAGAAACAGCATCTTCCTCGTTGATGACACAGCAAATCCTGCACCGCTCGGGCTTTGTGCGTTCGGTATGACGACCATGGCACTGAGCCTGCATAACGTCGGCGTCATTGCCCTCGGGAGTCCCATCCTCGCGATGGCTCTTCTCTATGGAGGCATCGCCCAGATCATCGCCGGTATCCTGGAATGGAAGAAGAACAACACCTTCGGCTTTGTCACGTTCGTGAGTTTCGGGTTCTTCTGGGTATCCTTCGCCGCGATTGCAATGCTCCCGATCCTCGGCCTTGCGAAGGCGCCGGGACCCGTTGAGCTTGCCGCATTCCTCAGTGTCTGGGGTCTCTTTGCCGTAGGGCTTTTCATCTGCACCTTCAAGATGCACCGTATCCTGCAGGTTACGTTCCTTGCGGTCGTGCTGCTGGTTGCCCTCCTGATCGCGGCGGATCTCACTG carries:
- a CDS encoding YqhA family protein, which produces MEKVKIPDSPAPLVQQRNQSVIESIFERILWNSRFIVLLGVIFGALSAIVLFIAGSLEVFNILTEYIVTDSHLTHEDILIAIIGAVDFYLIGLVLLIFSFGIYELFISEIDIARKDDSFGSILEVSSLDDLKNKIIKVIIMVLIVSFFQRILTMQFTTSMDMLAMAISIGVICIGVYFLGRHHV
- a CDS encoding VOC family protein, which encodes MNEDFPAPEEGMLLTVLLIVEDIDRSRTFYRDVLGATVVRERDPCVMRFLNSWLIINVGGGPTEDKPEVTMAPPRDPNLTASALNIRVADIHAVYGEWRRRGADFLTPPIDRGVEIRCYIRDPDGHLIEVGQTTGLLES
- a CDS encoding nuclear transport factor 2 family protein; the protein is MERVATAITHCFMRLVNGRPGSFESLFAGEPRINTPLHGEIRGRRAFAGFIDEQRRLLSEEKARAELFAITATGERIVAEFLLTLHRGGTPVVIPIAVAADRTADAVSMIRVYYSSWPLRGRHRIRPPIIVPAADLVEPAIVRAYTAALKRGDTEAVLTLFEEDGYAREPSGAGFRHEGVEGLRAFYSEILADGGISLTHCTATFDGTRCAVEYTCDRWGTEALPPQAGMAVYELSGNGRLAAARIYDDISPPGERG
- a CDS encoding acetate uptake transporter, with translation MNQIDDTSRNSIFLVDDTANPAPLGLCAFGMTTMALSLHNVGVIALGSPILAMALLYGGIAQIIAGILEWKKNNTFGFVTFVSFGFFWVSFAAIAMLPILGLAKAPGPVELAAFLSVWGLFAVGLFICTFKMHRILQVTFLAVVLLVALLIAADLTGNAFILTLGGLTGLVAGGLALYIGLGQIINEVYGERIVPV